One stretch of Streptomyces sp. A2-16 DNA includes these proteins:
- a CDS encoding trypsin-like peptidase domain-containing protein produces the protein MRVHDLAGRLRGIGFAADHHGTVVTSHEAVDGLARLVVHAGDRSCVVTADAVTPLPELDLALVRTEGLGVDPLPVSVRDTVETGTYVRLPAGCWREARVLGAASVTYTATDRFHLLEDALELAIGTAGRDALRLGGGAAGGPVLDAGTGAVVAVLGTALQSGRRDSGHAVPLRPARTGPLADLLAENAATVPAYGADLNLAGVLELTATSVGQDGPPGTLAGHVGREDTAEPVERAAIRGEFTAFTEGPATVLGLVGPPGSGRTTQLAALAARRHRGPAPAPTLWLRGADLVATDASVADAARRALTRAARIVAASADPVPADLGDITPERLARLSRTAGRPLFLLLDGPEEMPPVLAHRLAEWTRGTAQWLAETGARLVVACREEYWERAGFPPDLLYGGPQEHCVRLGDLTEDEARRARARYALPEGTLAASDARHPLTLRLLSEVRAALLPASCAPADRDQVFEAYLDLMCLRIAVRLATPSGLRGTAVRRLAAKVSGQVHEAARRSLGPGQGELDRESFEAVFPWGPAPKRLGGTGWASAVLTEGLLVPAGSGYRFAHEELADWIQGTHLDLDEALLALVHRRRTGRQHPLPVPHHRIGPVVQALLLVARQRGAPQLAYRLEELLHALDTDPHSWWATRLLTETLLRVPDATPYTDVLRQLTDRLVARRTQGEPVPAAFGPAFWTALRLSPGARLDLLRRLVLADGPPYEPGPRFLDAVAELLATDPTAVQPQLTRWFDDERPLPATPHATVAKAAQALLHTHRTRALDDLAEVLVGCAHRRADELLAVLAEDEPSAVCRAVDRWAHDARPARRVAAVAYGLRAAPHVRTEADRELLRYAALAVLARPEDCTLHGGALALLVRDPRTRARHLPRALGHFTAGDPQFPPSALVPALATDPDPVLDAFRERLRGPAAGEALRALADITTPAPARRVAALVREAVQRRPETAGDVAAYVDRRLDQGPAARAVLLPLVSGLLDGGPEGVRAALAAVLAGPGTPASRPLRQELLDFLLDREREPAVLIALLPAAAARADTGIRELVHRIGLLLVRTPDGAARFDRGLVDLGRHVPGFAALVAGWLAESPREWAAVVGPSTRRMIENLAGVRVPA, from the coding sequence GTGCGGGTGCATGACCTGGCCGGGCGGCTGCGGGGCATCGGCTTCGCGGCCGATCACCACGGCACCGTCGTCACCAGTCACGAGGCCGTCGACGGGCTGGCCCGCCTCGTGGTGCACGCCGGTGACCGCAGCTGTGTGGTGACCGCCGACGCCGTGACCCCGCTGCCCGAGCTGGATCTGGCGCTCGTCCGTACCGAGGGGCTCGGCGTCGACCCGTTGCCCGTCTCCGTGCGCGACACCGTCGAGACCGGCACCTATGTCCGGCTCCCCGCAGGCTGCTGGCGCGAGGCCCGGGTGCTCGGCGCGGCCTCCGTGACCTACACGGCCACCGACCGCTTCCATCTCCTCGAGGACGCCCTGGAGCTGGCGATCGGCACCGCGGGACGCGACGCCCTGCGGCTCGGCGGCGGGGCCGCCGGAGGCCCCGTGCTCGACGCCGGGACCGGCGCGGTGGTCGCCGTCCTCGGCACCGCCCTGCAGAGCGGCCGGCGCGACAGCGGCCACGCGGTGCCGCTCCGCCCCGCCCGCACCGGCCCCCTCGCCGACCTGCTCGCGGAGAACGCCGCCACGGTCCCGGCCTACGGCGCCGACCTCAACCTCGCCGGTGTGCTGGAACTGACGGCCACCTCGGTGGGCCAGGACGGCCCGCCCGGCACACTGGCCGGCCACGTGGGCCGCGAGGACACCGCCGAACCGGTCGAACGGGCCGCGATCAGAGGGGAGTTCACCGCCTTCACCGAGGGCCCGGCCACCGTCCTCGGTCTCGTCGGACCGCCGGGCAGCGGCCGTACGACCCAACTCGCCGCCCTCGCCGCCCGCCGCCACCGCGGCCCCGCCCCGGCCCCCACCCTCTGGCTGCGCGGCGCCGATCTGGTGGCCACCGACGCCTCGGTCGCCGACGCGGCCCGCCGCGCGCTCACCAGGGCGGCCCGGATCGTGGCGGCCTCCGCGGACCCCGTCCCCGCCGACTTGGGCGACATCACCCCCGAGCGGCTGGCCCGGCTGTCCCGCACCGCCGGCCGCCCCCTGTTCCTCCTCCTCGACGGCCCCGAGGAGATGCCCCCGGTCCTGGCACACCGCCTCGCGGAGTGGACGCGGGGCACGGCGCAGTGGCTGGCGGAGACGGGGGCCCGGCTGGTGGTGGCATGCCGTGAGGAGTACTGGGAGCGGGCGGGCTTCCCGCCGGACCTGCTGTACGGCGGCCCGCAGGAGCACTGCGTGCGCCTCGGCGACCTCACCGAGGACGAGGCCCGCCGCGCCCGCGCCCGCTACGCCCTGCCCGAGGGCACCCTCGCCGCCTCCGACGCCCGCCACCCCCTCACCCTCCGCCTCCTCTCCGAGGTCCGCGCGGCCCTCCTGCCCGCCTCCTGCGCCCCCGCCGATCGCGACCAGGTCTTCGAGGCCTACCTCGACCTCATGTGTCTGCGCATCGCGGTCCGCCTCGCCACCCCGAGCGGGCTGCGCGGCACCGCTGTCCGCCGGCTCGCCGCGAAGGTCTCCGGGCAGGTCCACGAGGCGGCCCGGCGCAGCCTCGGCCCCGGTCAGGGCGAGCTGGACCGGGAGTCGTTCGAGGCGGTGTTCCCCTGGGGCCCGGCCCCGAAGCGGCTCGGCGGCACCGGCTGGGCCTCCGCCGTCCTCACCGAGGGCCTCCTCGTCCCCGCGGGCAGCGGCTACCGCTTCGCCCACGAGGAACTCGCCGACTGGATCCAGGGCACCCACCTGGACCTGGACGAGGCCCTGCTCGCCCTGGTCCACCGCCGCCGCACCGGCCGGCAGCACCCCCTCCCGGTCCCGCACCACCGTATCGGCCCCGTCGTCCAGGCCCTGCTCCTCGTCGCCCGCCAGCGCGGGGCACCGCAACTGGCGTACAGACTGGAAGAGTTGCTGCACGCCCTCGACACCGACCCGCACTCCTGGTGGGCGACCCGCCTGCTCACCGAGACCCTGCTGCGGGTGCCCGACGCGACCCCGTACACCGATGTCCTGCGGCAGCTCACCGACCGCCTCGTGGCCCGGCGCACTCAGGGGGAACCGGTCCCGGCCGCGTTCGGCCCCGCCTTCTGGACCGCTCTCCGCCTCTCGCCGGGCGCCCGCCTCGACCTGCTCCGCCGGCTCGTCCTCGCCGACGGGCCCCCGTACGAGCCCGGCCCCCGGTTCCTGGACGCCGTGGCAGAGCTGCTGGCCACGGACCCCACGGCCGTACAGCCGCAGCTGACCCGCTGGTTCGACGACGAGCGGCCGCTGCCCGCGACCCCGCACGCGACCGTGGCGAAGGCCGCGCAGGCGCTGCTGCACACGCACCGGACCCGGGCCCTGGACGACCTCGCCGAGGTGCTCGTCGGATGTGCGCACCGGCGGGCCGACGAACTGCTCGCCGTGCTGGCCGAGGACGAACCGTCGGCGGTGTGCCGGGCCGTGGACCGGTGGGCGCACGACGCGCGGCCGGCCAGGAGGGTGGCCGCGGTGGCGTACGGACTGCGTGCCGCCCCGCACGTGCGCACCGAGGCCGACCGCGAACTCCTGCGCTACGCGGCCCTCGCCGTGCTGGCCCGCCCCGAGGACTGCACCCTGCACGGCGGCGCGCTCGCCCTGCTGGTCCGCGACCCGCGCACGCGCGCCCGTCATCTCCCGCGGGCGCTCGGGCACTTCACGGCCGGCGACCCGCAGTTCCCGCCGAGCGCGCTGGTCCCCGCCCTCGCCACCGACCCCGATCCGGTCCTGGACGCCTTCCGGGAGCGGCTGCGCGGCCCGGCCGCCGGGGAGGCGTTGCGGGCGCTCGCCGACATCACCACACCCGCGCCGGCCCGCCGGGTGGCAGCCCTGGTGCGGGAGGCGGTCCAGCGGCGCCCGGAGACCGCGGGCGACGTGGCCGCGTACGTCGACCGGCGCCTCGATCAGGGCCCGGCCGCCCGGGCCGTCCTCCTCCCGCTGGTCAGCGGCCTGCTGGACGGCGGTCCGGAGGGGGTGCGGGCCGCGCTGGCGGCCGTGCTCGCCGGCCCCGGAACCCCCGCCTCCCGCCCGCTGCGCCAGGAACTCCTCGACTTCCTCCTGGACCGGGAACGGGAGCCCGCGGTGCTGATCGCCCTGCTGCCCGCGGCCGCCGCCCGCGCGGACACCGGTATCCGCGAGCTCGTCCACCGCATCGGCCTCCTCCTGGTCCGCACCCCGGACGGTGCGGCCCGCTTCGACCGCGGTCTCGTCGATCTCGGCCGGCACGTCCCCGGGTTCGCCGCGCTGGTGGCCGGCTGGCTCGCCGAGTCCCCGCGGGAGTGGGCGGCGGTGGTCGGCCCCAGCACCCGGCGCATGATCGAGAATCTGGCAGGCGTACGGGTGCCCGCCTGA
- the rbfA gene encoding 30S ribosome-binding factor RbfA produces MADNARAKRLADLIREVVAQKLLRGIKDPRLGSHVTITDTRVTGDLREATVFYTVYGGDEERAAAAAGLESAKGVLRSAVGAAAGVKFTPTLTFVADALPDTAKTIDDLLDKARQSDEKVREVSAGAAYAGDADPYRKPGDEDETDDAAE; encoded by the coding sequence GTGGCCGACAACGCGCGCGCCAAGAGGCTGGCGGACCTCATCCGAGAGGTGGTGGCCCAGAAGCTGCTGCGCGGGATCAAGGACCCGCGGCTCGGCTCACACGTCACCATCACGGACACCCGGGTCACGGGTGACCTGCGGGAGGCGACCGTCTTCTACACGGTGTACGGCGGCGACGAGGAGCGAGCGGCCGCGGCAGCCGGACTGGAGAGCGCCAAGGGCGTGCTCCGCTCCGCGGTCGGGGCGGCGGCGGGCGTGAAGTTCACCCCGACGCTGACCTTCGTGGCCGACGCGCTGCCCGACACCGCCAAGACCATCGACGACCTCCTCGACAAGGCCCGCCAGTCCGACGAGAAGGTGCGCGAGGTCTCGGCGGGTGCCGCCTATGCCGGTGACGCCGACCCGTACCGGAAGCCGGGCGACGAGGACGAGACGGACGACGCCGCCGAATGA
- a CDS encoding DUF503 domain-containing protein → MYVGTLSFDLLLGDVHSLKEKRSLVRPIVAELQRKYAVSAAETGNQNLHRRAEIGLAVVSGDTGHLTDVLDRCERLVAARPEVELLSVRRRLHSDED, encoded by the coding sequence ATGTATGTGGGGACTCTGTCCTTCGACCTGCTCCTCGGTGACGTGCACTCACTGAAGGAGAAACGCTCTCTCGTCCGTCCGATCGTGGCCGAGCTCCAGCGCAAGTACGCGGTGAGCGCGGCGGAGACGGGCAACCAGAACCTCCATCGCAGGGCCGAGATCGGGCTGGCGGTGGTCTCCGGGGACACGGGACACCTCACCGACGTACTGGACCGCTGCGAGCGGCTGGTCGCCGCGCGGCCCGAGGTGGAACTGCTCTCGGTTCGACGCAGGCTCCACAGCGACGAAGACTGA
- the truB gene encoding tRNA pseudouridine(55) synthase TruB produces the protein MTEKNRTPDGLVIVDKPSGFTSHDVVAKMRGIARTRRVGHAGTLDPMATGVLVLGVEKATKLLGHLALTEKEYLGTIRLGQTTLTDDAEGEITGSSVDASKVTREAVDAGIAKLTGDIMQVPSKVSAIKIDGVRSYKRAREGEEFEIPARPVRISSFAVHDVRDAVAEDGTPVLDLVVSVVCSSGTYIRALARDLGADLGVGGHLTALRRTRVGPYKLDSARTLDQLQQELTVMPIAEAAAAAFPRWDVDARRAKLLTNGVRLDMPEEYAGVGTVAVFDPEGHFLALVEEHKGKAKSLAVFG, from the coding sequence ATGACCGAGAAGAACCGGACGCCCGACGGCCTTGTCATCGTCGACAAGCCGTCGGGCTTCACTTCGCACGACGTGGTCGCCAAGATGCGCGGGATCGCCAGGACCCGCCGCGTCGGACACGCCGGCACCCTCGACCCCATGGCGACGGGTGTCCTGGTCCTCGGCGTCGAGAAGGCGACCAAGCTCCTCGGGCACCTCGCGCTGACCGAGAAGGAGTACCTGGGCACGATCCGGCTCGGCCAGACCACCCTGACCGACGACGCCGAGGGCGAGATCACGGGGTCGTCGGTCGACGCCTCGAAGGTCACCCGGGAAGCCGTCGACGCCGGGATCGCCAAGCTGACCGGCGACATCATGCAGGTGCCGTCCAAGGTCAGCGCCATCAAGATCGACGGGGTGCGCTCCTACAAGCGGGCCCGGGAGGGCGAGGAGTTCGAGATCCCCGCACGTCCCGTGCGGATCTCGTCCTTCGCGGTCCACGACGTCCGTGACGCGGTCGCCGAGGACGGCACGCCGGTGCTGGACCTGGTCGTGTCGGTGGTCTGCTCGTCCGGCACCTACATCCGGGCGCTCGCCCGTGACCTGGGCGCCGACCTGGGCGTGGGCGGTCATCTGACGGCGCTGCGCCGCACGCGCGTCGGCCCGTACAAGCTGGACTCGGCCAGGACCCTCGACCAGCTCCAGCAGGAGCTGACGGTCATGCCGATCGCCGAGGCCGCGGCGGCCGCCTTCCCACGCTGGGACGTCGACGCCCGCCGGGCCAAACTGCTCACCAACGGCGTACGGCTCGACATGCCCGAGGAGTACGCGGGCGTCGGCACGGTCGCCGTCTTCGACCCCGAGGGCCACTTCCTGGCGCTGGTCGAGGAGCACAAGGGCAAGGCGAAGAGCCTCGCCGTCTTCGGCTGA